Proteins found in one Agaribacterium sp. ZY112 genomic segment:
- a CDS encoding putative porin — MKKLAWATILAATASTSVFAGEYQSQVGLDLGQNERDTSATDTLRSKHATLVGTFYTRKVDTSKGPLAEAAFLDKATDFTAYYTRNDADSDDVNLDDSYGMSGRIVNDDDWILELAYDYDDSANVGIGIGKYITDTLDIVFSYTGNKDDDEQTFAAKVHGLSGKFGYNAYFAFLEQEQYSGNKAAGDITYYLNDNLGFGFQANTESLEEMNHTGYGLFADWFVKENIELKLSADRVDHEMELTEYNLVLGAAMRF; from the coding sequence ATGAAGAAACTAGCATGGGCAACTATCCTTGCAGCAACTGCTTCTACCTCAGTTTTTGCAGGCGAATACCAAAGCCAAGTAGGCTTAGACCTCGGCCAAAACGAACGTGACACTAGCGCTACAGATACACTAAGGTCTAAACACGCGACTTTAGTTGGTACGTTCTACACTCGTAAAGTTGACACCTCTAAAGGACCTCTAGCTGAAGCAGCATTCCTAGATAAAGCAACTGATTTTACTGCTTATTACACTCGTAATGATGCTGATTCTGACGATGTTAATCTTGATGATAGCTATGGTATGTCTGGTCGTATTGTGAATGATGATGATTGGATTCTTGAGCTTGCTTACGACTACGACGATTCTGCAAATGTAGGTATTGGCATTGGTAAATACATTACTGATACATTAGATATTGTCTTTAGCTATACGGGCAATAAAGATGATGATGAACAAACCTTTGCTGCTAAAGTTCATGGCCTAAGCGGAAAGTTTGGTTATAACGCCTATTTTGCCTTCTTAGAACAGGAACAATATAGCGGTAACAAAGCTGCAGGTGACATTACTTACTATCTAAATGACAACCTTGGTTTTGGTTTTCAAGCTAATACCGAGTCTTTAGAAGAGATGAACCATACTGGTTACGGTCTATTTGCCGATTGGTTTGTTAAAGAAAATATTGAACTTAAGCTAAGCGCTGATCGTGTTGATCACGAAATGGAGCTTACTGAGTACAATTTAGTTCTTGGTGCAGCGATGCGTTTCTAA
- a CDS encoding GGDEF domain-containing protein has product MASANNVKDRYKEKYLHALGEQERLEKQLSFQTELLKKTLLKLASAASGMDAQLDSSVLRLRELMRGGTGSQAAEQLEVVQQSVHAFELARAQETTKAASAMQLLLAQFQNLQVPTDLKASLSSFSKALEQRLSNYRQYAPALEELAKLQALALEAASNEELGLWQRIKGGRSINLQPSQDSSSDQGSSSNKSQDHSALGQEVEAGLQPKPDGSTAVEKNSEPEHLNRTLAADEDSYEEVATRINHTLANLVDNIEPNANIRHRIDIVRHRIKRGMDWFVLAATLEDIRDILMLRYLQADDEFGLYLNQIKQELGGIGEVLASALESEKLRHGEQAEFAEQVQLGVDRMRNSVASDQGLDRLKHEVTEQLGLIHTALNRWQAQPHNQLEQQLQQLAEQVEHFKKESEASKKALEQQRHKATHDTLTGLANREAYAERAFQEWQRFGRDGLPLTVAVCDIDHFKKVNDNYGHQAGDKVLKLIASLISKRLRATDFIARYGGEEFVLLLTNTASEPAFTLLDKIRKLVASTALKFKGEPMQISISIGIAELSRDEAIDKAFERADAALYKAKNDGRNRCEVAEPDASKSGGE; this is encoded by the coding sequence ATGGCCAGCGCTAATAACGTTAAAGACAGGTATAAAGAAAAGTACCTACATGCTCTTGGTGAGCAGGAGCGCTTAGAAAAACAGCTGAGTTTTCAAACTGAGCTATTAAAAAAGACACTATTAAAACTCGCCTCTGCGGCATCCGGCATGGACGCTCAGCTCGATAGCTCAGTATTGCGTTTACGTGAATTAATGCGCGGTGGGACCGGTTCACAAGCAGCTGAGCAGTTGGAAGTGGTGCAGCAGAGTGTCCATGCCTTTGAGCTGGCTCGTGCTCAAGAAACAACAAAAGCTGCTTCTGCCATGCAGCTACTACTAGCCCAATTTCAAAATCTTCAAGTACCCACTGACCTTAAAGCAAGTTTGAGTAGCTTTAGCAAGGCTCTAGAACAACGCCTCAGTAACTACCGTCAATATGCACCAGCTTTAGAAGAGCTTGCGAAATTACAGGCACTTGCCTTAGAAGCTGCAAGCAATGAGGAGCTTGGCCTGTGGCAGCGTATTAAAGGCGGTCGTAGTATTAATCTGCAGCCCTCTCAAGATAGTTCTAGTGATCAAGGCTCTAGCTCAAATAAAAGCCAAGATCATTCAGCTTTAGGACAGGAAGTCGAAGCCGGTTTGCAGCCAAAGCCTGATGGCAGCACTGCTGTTGAAAAAAATAGTGAGCCAGAACACTTAAACCGCACATTGGCTGCAGATGAAGACAGCTATGAAGAGGTCGCCACTAGAATTAATCATACCCTAGCGAATCTTGTTGATAATATTGAGCCCAATGCCAATATTCGCCATCGCATTGATATTGTACGCCACCGTATTAAAAGGGGGATGGATTGGTTTGTTTTGGCCGCGACACTAGAGGATATACGCGATATTTTGATGTTGCGTTATTTACAGGCCGATGATGAGTTTGGGCTTTATCTCAATCAGATTAAACAAGAACTAGGCGGCATAGGTGAGGTACTAGCCAGCGCCCTAGAAAGTGAGAAGTTGCGTCACGGCGAGCAAGCCGAATTTGCCGAACAAGTACAGTTAGGCGTTGATCGCATGAGAAACAGTGTTGCTTCTGATCAGGGCCTTGATCGCTTAAAGCATGAGGTGACAGAGCAGCTCGGGCTTATTCACACCGCTCTTAATCGCTGGCAAGCCCAGCCTCACAATCAGTTAGAGCAACAGCTACAGCAGCTTGCAGAGCAAGTGGAGCACTTTAAAAAGGAGAGTGAAGCGAGTAAAAAAGCTCTAGAGCAGCAGCGCCATAAAGCAACCCATGATACGTTGACCGGCCTTGCCAACCGTGAGGCTTATGCAGAACGGGCTTTTCAAGAGTGGCAGCGTTTTGGTCGTGATGGCCTACCACTAACAGTTGCGGTATGTGATATCGACCACTTCAAAAAAGTTAATGATAACTATGGCCACCAAGCCGGTGATAAGGTTCTTAAGCTCATCGCTTCTCTGATTAGCAAGCGCTTGAGGGCGACAGACTTTATTGCTCGTTATGGTGGTGAAGAGTTTGTTCTTCTTCTAACGAATACCGCATCTGAGCCAGCTTTTACTCTCTTGGACAAAATAAGAAAGCTTGTTGCGAGTACGGCATTAAAATTTAAAGGTGAGCCTATGCAAATTAGCATTAGTATAGGTATTGCGGAACTGTCTCGGGATGAGGCTATCGACAAGGCTTTTGAAAGGGCTGATGCAGCTCTCTATAAAGCCAAAAATGATGGTAGAAATCGCTGCGAAGTCGCCGAGCCTGATGCCAGCAAATCTGGAGGAGAATAA
- a CDS encoding thiol:disulfide interchange protein DsbA/DsbL: MRYWIFLFGIFFSLVACAEESTPSAAAEKFVENKHYARLLAPVPTIVAEDKVEITEVFRFGCPACSRFHVAAKEWKKTKPELIEFVMNPVVWNKDTQVRAQVYFTGVKLGLGEETADAIFNAMHNMATSPQAAKYALLKEDDIFTMFEGLGVEREKAEKMYNNWTVKSLVNQADGRARAFAIQGTPEIFVDGRFRVTTKMAGSYAQMLEVATWLAEKIAAERTEK, translated from the coding sequence ATGCGTTATTGGATTTTTTTGTTTGGGATATTCTTCTCTTTGGTTGCTTGCGCTGAAGAGAGTACACCAAGCGCCGCCGCTGAAAAATTTGTCGAGAACAAGCACTATGCTCGTTTGTTGGCACCAGTGCCTACGATTGTTGCGGAGGATAAGGTTGAAATTACCGAAGTATTCCGTTTTGGTTGCCCTGCTTGCTCACGTTTCCATGTTGCCGCTAAAGAATGGAAGAAGACAAAGCCTGAGTTGATTGAATTTGTTATGAATCCCGTTGTTTGGAACAAAGACACTCAGGTGCGTGCGCAAGTCTATTTTACTGGTGTTAAGTTGGGCCTAGGTGAGGAAACGGCCGACGCTATTTTTAATGCAATGCATAATATGGCAACAAGCCCACAAGCCGCAAAATACGCTCTTCTTAAAGAAGATGACATCTTCACAATGTTTGAAGGTCTTGGTGTTGAGCGAGAAAAAGCTGAAAAAATGTACAACAACTGGACAGTTAAAAGCTTAGTCAACCAAGCCGATGGTCGAGCACGCGCTTTTGCTATTCAGGGAACACCTGAAATCTTTGTTGATGGTCGCTTCCGTGTCACAACGAAGATGGCCGGTAGCTACGCACAAATGCTTGAAGTTGCTACTTGGTTGGCAGAGAAGATAGCAGCTGAGCGCACAGAAAAGTAG
- a CDS encoding cytochrome c: MKNKLLASIVSAGLMMSAASTMAAGDAANGEKLAAACAACHGADGNSPSPIFPKIAGLGEKYLTDQLKQIRDGSRAIPEMAGQLDGKSDQDLADMAAFFSSKTTQLAGAKEGELKLNSGEVVSTLSYGEKVYRSGNLETKVPACTGCHSPTGQGNAPAGFPRLSGQYAEYIEKQLFAFRTGERATDGEARIMRSVAEHMSDAEIKAVAAYIAGLN; this comes from the coding sequence ATGAAAAACAAATTACTTGCTTCTATCGTAAGCGCCGGTCTGATGATGTCTGCAGCCTCGACTATGGCTGCTGGTGACGCGGCCAACGGTGAAAAACTGGCAGCAGCTTGCGCTGCTTGTCACGGTGCAGATGGTAATAGTCCATCTCCAATATTTCCTAAGATCGCAGGTTTGGGTGAGAAGTACTTAACCGATCAGTTAAAACAAATTCGTGATGGCAGCCGTGCTATTCCTGAAATGGCCGGCCAGTTAGATGGCAAGAGTGATCAAGACTTAGCAGACATGGCTGCATTCTTTAGCTCTAAGACCACTCAGTTGGCGGGTGCTAAAGAGGGTGAGTTGAAATTAAACTCAGGTGAAGTGGTATCTACTCTCAGCTATGGCGAAAAAGTATATCGCTCTGGCAACCTTGAGACTAAAGTGCCTGCATGTACAGGCTGCCACAGCCCTACAGGTCAGGGTAATGCGCCAGCTGGCTTCCCTCGTTTGAGTGGTCAATACGCTGAGTACATTGAGAAACAGCTCTTTGCTTTCCGTACTGGTGAGCGAGCTACAGATGGTGAAGCGAGAATTATGCGTTCGGTTGCGGAACATATGAGCGATGCTGAGATCAAAGCTGTCGCGGCTTATATTGCAGGCCTTAACTAA
- the yihA gene encoding ribosome biogenesis GTP-binding protein YihA/YsxC: MPKINFQTAQYLTSAPSIRECPEEKGVEVAFAGRSNAGKSSALNRLTRNGKLARTSKTPGRTQLINHFGLMGREDIRLVDLPGYGFAKVPLAMKKAWEKNMSEYLQKRQSLQGVVLVMDIRQPLKDADVMMLNWAVDAELPCHILLTKCDKMKRGAAKAVLLQVKEKLKEANVDDLVSAQVFSSLKGDGSDVLEQRISSWMMVEGLFEQE, encoded by the coding sequence ATGCCCAAGATTAACTTCCAAACTGCTCAATATTTAACCAGTGCACCATCAATTCGCGAGTGTCCCGAAGAAAAAGGCGTCGAAGTTGCCTTTGCTGGGCGCTCCAACGCCGGAAAAAGCAGCGCCTTAAACCGCCTAACGCGTAACGGCAAGCTTGCACGAACAAGTAAAACACCTGGGCGAACTCAGTTAATCAACCATTTTGGATTAATGGGTCGTGAAGATATTCGCCTCGTCGACCTCCCAGGTTATGGTTTTGCCAAGGTTCCTTTGGCCATGAAAAAAGCCTGGGAAAAGAATATGAGTGAGTACCTGCAAAAACGTCAAAGCTTGCAGGGTGTTGTTTTGGTGATGGATATTCGCCAACCACTTAAAGACGCCGACGTAATGATGCTCAACTGGGCTGTTGATGCTGAATTACCATGCCACATACTCTTAACGAAGTGCGACAAGATGAAGCGAGGTGCGGCAAAGGCCGTCTTACTTCAGGTAAAGGAAAAGCTTAAGGAGGCCAATGTCGATGACCTCGTTAGCGCTCAAGTATTCTCATCACTCAAGGGAGATGGCAGCGATGTTCTGGAGCAACGCATTTCCAGCTGGATGATGGTAGAAGGCTTATTCGAGCAAGAATAA
- the polA gene encoding DNA polymerase I gives MSTAPLILVDGSSYLYRAFHAMYKADLRNTEGFPTGAIRGVVAMLKRLEKDYPSSPVAVIFDAKGKTFRDEMYSEYKANRPPMPDDLRLQVEPLHKIIKAMGLPLIIVDGVEADDVIGTYTREATEKGIDVVVSTGDKDMAQLVNDKITLVNTMTETVMDIAGVEEKFGIGPELIIDYLALMGDKVDNIPGVPGVGEKTALALLQGLGGLDSIYSRMDEIAALGFRGSKTMAKKLEDNKDNAYLSYELATIKCDLQLQQSIEALQPQGVDKESLLTLFTEFEFKTWVEELESGTEASATPAQAIDTNYECILDLESLDKWLVKLKSSEIFAFDTETTSLNYMEARVVGLSFAVEEGEAAYVPFAHSYMGAPEQLSEEQVLGALKPLLEDESVAKVGQNLKYDRNVLLNHGIELRGIKHDTMLLSYVINSTVGRHDMDSLAERHLGLSTIHFEDVAGKGSKQLTFDQIPLEQAAPYAAEDADITLRLFNKLIADLESEPSLHKLYSDVELPLLNVLSRTERNGALLDSGQLRLQSQQHAVRMQEIEEKVYELAGEEFNLSSPKQLGAILFEKLGLPVLKKTKKGAPSTAEEVLQELALDYELPAQIMEYRGLSKLKSTYTDKLPLLVDGNSRLHTSYHQAVTTTGRLSSSDPNLQNIPIRTEEGRRIRQAFVAPEGRSIVAADYSQIELRIMAHLSGDQGLRSAFAQGLDIHRATAAEVFDTALEDVSSDQRRSAKAINFGLIYGMSAFGLAKQLHIGRMDAQLYIDTYFARYPGVAQYMDDIKRIASEKGYVETLLGRRLYLPEINASNGMRRQAAERLAINAPMQGSAADIIKVAMLKVDQWLQRREVDASLIMQVHDELVLEVANSDLELVQAELCSLMSDAAELAVPLLVEAGVGKNWDEAH, from the coding sequence ATGTCTACTGCTCCACTGATCCTTGTTGATGGCTCCTCTTATTTGTACCGCGCCTTTCACGCTATGTATAAAGCAGACCTACGTAATACCGAAGGTTTCCCTACGGGAGCTATTCGTGGTGTGGTGGCGATGCTTAAGCGATTAGAAAAGGACTACCCTAGTAGCCCTGTCGCTGTCATTTTTGATGCCAAGGGCAAGACTTTCCGTGATGAGATGTACAGCGAATATAAAGCTAATCGTCCACCCATGCCGGATGACCTGCGCCTTCAAGTTGAGCCTTTGCATAAGATTATTAAAGCGATGGGCCTGCCACTTATTATTGTTGATGGTGTAGAGGCCGATGATGTTATCGGCACTTATACTCGTGAAGCGACTGAGAAGGGTATCGATGTTGTTGTATCTACGGGCGATAAAGATATGGCGCAGCTGGTTAACGATAAAATCACGCTTGTAAACACGATGACAGAAACGGTAATGGATATTGCCGGGGTAGAAGAGAAGTTTGGTATAGGCCCCGAACTTATTATCGATTACTTGGCGCTGATGGGAGATAAAGTCGACAACATTCCCGGTGTTCCTGGGGTGGGTGAGAAAACCGCTTTAGCTTTATTACAGGGCTTAGGTGGTTTAGACAGTATATACAGCCGCATGGACGAGATTGCTGCTTTGGGCTTTCGCGGTAGTAAAACAATGGCTAAGAAGCTCGAAGACAATAAAGACAATGCTTATTTGTCTTATGAGCTCGCAACCATCAAGTGTGATCTGCAGTTGCAGCAATCGATAGAGGCCCTACAACCGCAAGGTGTCGATAAAGAAAGCTTGTTAACTCTCTTTACTGAATTTGAATTTAAAACTTGGGTTGAGGAGCTTGAAAGTGGAACTGAAGCTTCGGCCACCCCAGCGCAAGCAATAGACACCAACTATGAGTGTATTTTGGACTTAGAAAGCCTTGATAAGTGGTTGGTTAAATTAAAGAGTTCCGAGATTTTTGCGTTTGATACTGAAACCACCTCTCTTAATTATATGGAGGCAAGAGTAGTGGGCTTAAGTTTCGCTGTAGAAGAAGGCGAGGCCGCTTACGTGCCTTTTGCTCACTCGTATATGGGAGCTCCAGAACAGCTTAGTGAAGAGCAAGTACTGGGTGCTTTAAAACCATTGCTCGAAGATGAGTCTGTAGCGAAAGTAGGCCAAAACCTTAAATACGATCGCAATGTGCTGCTCAACCATGGGATTGAATTGCGTGGTATTAAGCATGACACCATGCTGCTAAGTTACGTTATCAATAGCACAGTTGGGCGTCACGACATGGACAGTTTGGCTGAGCGCCACCTTGGCTTAAGTACCATTCATTTTGAAGACGTTGCAGGTAAGGGCAGTAAACAGCTGACCTTTGATCAGATCCCTCTTGAGCAAGCTGCACCTTATGCGGCAGAAGACGCTGATATTACTTTGCGCCTATTCAATAAACTTATAGCCGATCTTGAAAGTGAGCCTTCACTCCATAAGCTATATAGCGACGTCGAATTACCTTTACTCAATGTTTTAAGTCGCACAGAGCGCAATGGGGCCTTGTTGGACAGTGGCCAACTTCGCTTGCAAAGCCAGCAGCATGCCGTACGTATGCAAGAGATCGAAGAAAAGGTCTATGAGCTCGCAGGGGAAGAGTTCAATCTAAGCTCACCCAAGCAGTTGGGGGCGATATTATTTGAAAAGCTAGGCCTGCCCGTTCTGAAGAAAACCAAAAAGGGAGCGCCTTCGACCGCAGAAGAAGTCTTACAAGAGTTGGCTCTGGACTACGAACTACCTGCTCAAATTATGGAGTACCGTGGTTTATCAAAATTAAAGAGCACCTATACCGATAAACTGCCTTTGTTGGTGGATGGTAACAGTCGCTTGCATACCTCGTATCATCAGGCTGTGACGACAACCGGCCGTCTTAGCTCGAGTGATCCTAATCTGCAAAACATTCCTATTCGAACTGAAGAGGGGCGCCGTATTCGCCAAGCTTTTGTAGCGCCAGAAGGTAGGAGCATCGTTGCTGCGGATTATAGCCAGATTGAACTGCGTATTATGGCTCACTTAAGTGGTGATCAAGGTTTGCGCTCTGCTTTTGCGCAGGGCTTGGATATACACCGTGCTACTGCGGCAGAGGTTTTTGATACAGCACTAGAAGATGTTAGTTCTGATCAGCGACGTAGCGCTAAGGCGATTAACTTTGGTTTGATTTACGGTATGAGCGCCTTTGGTTTGGCTAAGCAGTTACATATAGGTCGTATGGATGCCCAGCTTTACATCGACACCTATTTTGCTCGCTACCCAGGTGTTGCCCAATATATGGATGATATTAAGCGTATAGCTTCTGAAAAAGGTTATGTTGAAACCTTATTAGGTCGTCGTTTATATTTGCCTGAGATTAATGCAAGTAATGGTATGCGCCGCCAGGCTGCCGAGCGGTTGGCGATTAACGCACCGATGCAAGGCAGTGCTGCAGATATTATTAAAGTAGCGATGCTCAAGGTTGATCAATGGCTACAGCGTCGTGAGGTTGATGCAAGCCTTATCATGCAGGTTCATGATGAGCTTGTGCTTGAAGTTGCTAATAGTGATTTAGAGCTGGTACAAGCGGAACTTTGTAGCTTAATGAGTGATGCTGCAGAGCTTGCTGTACCTCTGCTCGTTGAAGCGGGTGTAGGTAAAAATTGGGATGAGGCTCATTAA
- a CDS encoding metal ABC transporter solute-binding protein, Zn/Mn family, with the protein MSFCASADVVNSIHPLELITNDLLPEGLVSTSLLGPTDSPHYYALKPQDLVTLKQAKLFIWIGPGLEALLSKAVTQQVDRSNLLTLSDALGAELEQSTHGDHHKHDHGPAGHLWLSFSYGADIARLIALRLQAIYPEYSRQIEKRLEQLLLNLNTERQVAIHAYQQSPLEFVAFHDAWAYYLEETGLKQRLAIAALPDQQLSLRRLYELKSQMDGVSCMVADINEQKAAFKLAERLELALVELDLMGQKMTEAAKLEEFLYVRYFQALRAGFTDCLNSNT; encoded by the coding sequence ATGTCTTTTTGTGCATCGGCTGACGTTGTCAATTCTATCCATCCCTTGGAGTTAATAACAAACGACCTCTTGCCTGAGGGGCTTGTAAGCACTTCCTTACTTGGGCCAACAGATTCTCCCCATTATTATGCTTTAAAGCCTCAGGACTTAGTCACTCTTAAACAAGCAAAGTTATTTATATGGATAGGGCCAGGGCTAGAAGCCTTATTGAGCAAGGCGGTTACTCAGCAAGTTGATAGATCTAATTTGCTTACTCTATCTGATGCCTTGGGAGCTGAACTTGAGCAGTCTACGCACGGTGATCATCATAAGCATGATCACGGGCCGGCAGGCCACCTTTGGTTGAGTTTTAGTTACGGGGCGGATATTGCTCGCTTAATCGCATTGCGCTTACAAGCGATTTACCCAGAGTACAGCAGGCAAATAGAAAAGCGTTTAGAGCAGCTTTTACTTAATTTAAATACAGAACGACAAGTTGCAATTCATGCTTACCAGCAAAGCCCATTAGAGTTTGTTGCCTTTCATGATGCTTGGGCTTATTACCTCGAAGAAACGGGGTTAAAACAACGTCTTGCAATTGCCGCTTTACCGGATCAGCAGCTCAGCTTACGTCGTTTGTATGAGTTAAAAAGCCAAATGGATGGGGTTAGTTGCATGGTTGCAGACATTAATGAGCAGAAAGCAGCGTTTAAGCTGGCCGAGCGCTTAGAGTTAGCTTTGGTTGAGCTTGATCTGATGGGGCAAAAGATGACAGAGGCCGCTAAGCTTGAAGAGTTTTTGTATGTTCGTTATTTTCAAGCCCTACGAGCGGGGTTCACGGATTGCTTAAACAGTAACACATAA
- a CDS encoding Fur family transcriptional regulator produces MPSPTLPSNPKAPERAQLERLLNTAETICNKAGFKLTELRRQVLSIIWLYGKPIGAYDIMAELEKISDREQVAPPTVYRSVEFLLQQGLIHRIHSLNAFMAKRHLLKNQVEALFICQNCGEAREVTNQVFQQAINLSANEMKFHIQGQAVEVLGQCQNCRNKGSK; encoded by the coding sequence ATGCCCTCTCCTACACTGCCCTCAAACCCCAAAGCACCAGAGCGAGCCCAACTTGAACGCTTGTTAAATACTGCCGAAACCATCTGCAATAAAGCGGGGTTTAAGCTAACCGAGCTACGCCGCCAAGTACTGAGTATTATTTGGCTGTATGGCAAGCCTATCGGGGCTTACGACATAATGGCTGAACTTGAGAAAATAAGCGACCGAGAACAAGTTGCACCACCTACAGTTTATCGCAGTGTAGAGTTTCTTTTACAACAAGGGCTCATTCATCGCATACATAGCTTGAATGCATTTATGGCCAAACGCCATTTATTAAAAAACCAAGTTGAGGCGCTGTTTATTTGCCAAAACTGTGGTGAAGCCAGAGAAGTGACCAACCAAGTCTTTCAGCAAGCTATTAATCTCAGTGCCAATGAAATGAAGTTTCACATACAAGGCCAAGCGGTAGAAGTGCTTGGGCAATGCCAAAACTGCCGTAATAAAGGCTCTAAATGA
- the znuC gene encoding zinc ABC transporter ATP-binding protein ZnuC, giving the protein MNKQAPLIRLSNVSLRYGSSTILHSINLELHRGEIISIIGPNGAGKSSLIKLIAGLNKASSGERHIQNKAVLGYVPQKLYMDRSMPIKVSRFLSLARASKANYRTALATVKAEHLWSKQMHDLSGGEFQRVLLARALSRRPDILLLDEPLQGVDLTGQIELYELIGSIRKEFNCGIAMVSHDLHLVMAQTDRVLCLNGHICCEGQPESVSQHPEYLNLFGRQASQSIAIYTHHHDHHHNLHGDVESCNKSCHHD; this is encoded by the coding sequence ATGAACAAACAAGCCCCTCTGATTCGCTTGAGCAACGTAAGTTTACGTTACGGTAGTAGCACGATTCTTCACAGCATTAATCTTGAGCTACACCGCGGAGAAATTATCAGCATTATTGGCCCTAATGGCGCGGGAAAGAGCTCGTTAATTAAACTCATTGCCGGACTCAATAAAGCCAGTAGTGGTGAGCGGCACATCCAAAACAAAGCCGTATTGGGTTACGTGCCACAGAAGCTTTATATGGATCGCTCTATGCCCATTAAAGTAAGCCGTTTCTTAAGCTTGGCCAGAGCAAGCAAGGCTAATTACCGCACGGCCTTAGCGACTGTAAAAGCCGAGCATCTTTGGTCCAAGCAAATGCACGATTTAAGCGGAGGTGAGTTCCAGCGGGTTTTATTAGCAAGAGCGCTATCACGCCGCCCCGATATTTTGTTACTCGACGAGCCACTTCAAGGGGTTGATTTAACAGGTCAGATAGAGCTTTATGAGTTAATAGGTTCGATTCGCAAAGAGTTCAACTGTGGCATTGCCATGGTCAGCCACGACCTGCACCTAGTCATGGCTCAAACAGATAGGGTTCTTTGTCTTAACGGCCATATCTGCTGTGAAGGCCAACCCGAAAGCGTAAGCCAACACCCAGAATACCTAAACCTTTTTGGTCGCCAAGCCTCACAGAGCATTGCGATTTACACCCACCACCATGACCATCACCACAATCTTCACGGTGATGTCGAAAGCTGCAATAAGTCTTGCCACCATGATTGA
- a CDS encoding iron chelate uptake ABC transporter family permease subunit, giving the protein MIELILPPLLAGLVLIASLSPLGCFVLWRRMAFFGDTIAHSMLIGIALGLALDINLNLAILVFASIIAVVMVYFSRGGLLPRDALLSIVSHASLAVGLLVMSLFSDQRLNLMNFLVGDILSVSWQEVGIAAVVSLAALALLIYFWRALLGLVINRDLSQVEGDNSAFLNTLLMLITAIVIAIAVRIVGVLLITALMVIPAASARLISRSPEAMALLSVIYGCLSLFLGLALSFFYNSATGPTIVSVAALLLALTACAQLAFTKRS; this is encoded by the coding sequence ATGATTGAGTTAATACTGCCCCCTCTTCTAGCTGGCCTTGTTCTGATAGCCAGCTTATCCCCGCTTGGCTGTTTTGTACTATGGCGACGTATGGCCTTTTTTGGCGACACCATTGCTCACAGCATGCTGATTGGCATTGCTCTAGGTTTGGCTTTAGATATCAACCTCAATTTAGCCATACTCGTATTTGCCAGCATCATTGCAGTTGTGATGGTCTATTTCAGCCGAGGTGGTTTATTACCACGTGATGCTCTACTCAGCATTGTTTCTCATGCAAGCTTGGCTGTGGGCCTGCTGGTAATGAGCCTATTTTCAGATCAAAGGCTCAACCTTATGAACTTCTTAGTGGGCGATATTCTTAGTGTTAGTTGGCAAGAGGTGGGTATTGCCGCCGTTGTATCTCTAGCGGCTTTAGCTCTGTTAATCTACTTCTGGAGGGCCCTGCTTGGGCTTGTGATCAACCGAGACTTAAGCCAAGTTGAAGGTGACAATAGTGCCTTTCTTAATACCTTGTTAATGCTTATCACCGCTATCGTGATAGCCATTGCTGTACGTATAGTCGGAGTGTTATTAATCACTGCTCTTATGGTGATCCCTGCAGCATCAGCTCGCTTAATTAGCCGCTCACCTGAAGCAATGGCCTTGCTTAGCGTTATTTATGGCTGCCTTTCTTTATTTCTTGGTTTAGCGCTGTCATTTTTCTATAACAGCGCCACCGGCCCCACGATTGTTAGCGTAGCTGCACTTTTACTCGCACTCACAGCATGTGCTCAACTAGCGTTTACAAAACGAAGCTAA